A single genomic interval of Macadamia integrifolia cultivar HAES 741 chromosome 6, SCU_Mint_v3, whole genome shotgun sequence harbors:
- the LOC122081762 gene encoding uncharacterized protein LOC122081762 isoform X6 has product MEAAAGIAAVRGGSLPILSSQSARKEWRAVSENSVRNAGHEELECSKLGQSDERTIYEGARPHEADFCSITLNGSLDNDILRQRLLSITRRREELQQVEIELKAQTIARSEIMEMQSNFDAQIREHANAAAKLKEQLQEREQTIHELEAKMEEKERELRAIKIDNEAAWAKEDLLREQNKELATIRRERDNSEVERAQHLKQMHELKEHIQEKDRQLLEWEEQNRVTQEAILYKDEQLREAQAWIARVQEMDALQSTTNHSLQAELRERTEQFNQIWLGCQRQFADIEQMHLHTIQQLQLELAEARERSGIYNDESRMAHPAAEDASPFGQNKGNQLNVIDGGTLNGNLGAPPNGNVDNVAPFVTIGNSSTKNDHASGVPVVPSSLLGVETYLPPPGQMTALHPFIMHQQGVLQSVPSTNSHVPLSNVNHFLPVPAMSSHPHWQYQQAVSDGSHMSNQNQYQPSQTEQSLLRSDAHYEYALTGNDQVLHSDYLDTDISSNQEPGSEITSSSEEAQLHESSGEGYLKTQQPQNSQETSALFHDASRLEPPEQKNETKDQNIAEANHSHDGQCSNAEQSWSAIHTSLSDTPSLPVNSSETRDFYMVVPEASISAGRALNVLTPGKISEPSLLDEKSLLVCIVRAIPAGSGGRIRISSTLLNRLGKMLAPLHWHDYKKIYGKLDDFVAGHPELFVIEGDFILLREGAQEIISATAAVAKVAAAAAVSAPYSSLLPSVAVTPMAQTHRLKKVPSIDAKPVKVVSTETTITTPGDVSDKLSQYSAMQNQHSNGVCFNIVQGLSNVKILSKPKDVQESNGFQSGIRAGHSSVHSSVGNGANPDRTGLASFPNKGSSNGRHGTNFEGKQQGRAMSGALTSRR; this is encoded by the exons ATGGAGGCTGCGGCCGGGATTGCCGCTGTGCGCGGTGGTTCATTGCCGATCCTGTCTTCTCAGTCTGCGAGGAAAGAATGGCGAGCTGTTTCCGAAAATTCGGTTCGGAACGCCGGCCATgag GAGTTGGAGTGTTCGAAGTTGGGGCAGTCAGATGAGAGAACGATATATGAG GGAGCGAGACCCCATGAAGCTGACTTCTGTTCGATTACGTTGAACGGAAGCCTCGATAACGACATATTACGGCAACGACTTCTTAGTATCACTAGACGGAGAGAAGAGCTTCAACAAGTGGAGATCGAGCTTAAAGCCCAGACTATAGCTAGATCGGAGATAATGGAGATGCAGAGTAACTTTGATGCGCAGATAAGAGAACATGCCAATGCTGCAGCCAAACTGAAG GAACAACTACAAGAAAGGGAACAAACCATACATGAATTGGAAGCAAAgatggaagagaaggaaagagagctGCGTGCAATTAAAATTGATAATGAAGCG GCCTGGGCTAAAGAGGACCTTCTCAGAGAACAAAACAAAGAGTTGGCGACCATTCG AAGAGAGCGTGATAACTCTGAAGTTGAAAGAGCACAGCATCTCAAACAAATGCATGAGCTTAAAGAGCATATTCAAGAAAAAGATAGGCAGCTTCTTGAATGGGAAGAACAG AATAGGGTTACACAGGAAGCTATACTTTATAAAGATGAACAATTAAGGGAGGCCCAAGCTTGGATTGCACGTGTTCAGGAAATGGATGCATTGCAATCAACAACCAATCATTCCTTACAAGCTGAACTGAGAGAACGTACTGAACAATTTAACCAGATTTGGCTTGGTTGTCAAAGACAG TTTGCAGATATTGAGCAGATGCATTTGCACACCATACAACAGCTTCAGTTAGAGTTGGCTGAGGCAAGAGAAAGGAGTGGGATTTATAACGATGAGTCACGGATGGCTCATCCAGCTGCAGAGGATGCATCCCCTTTTGGGCAGAACAAGGGAAACCAACTCAATGTAATTGATGGTGGAACGTTAAATGGTAACCTTGGAGCTCCACCAAATGGGAATGTAGACAATGTTGCTCCTTTTGTCACAATTGGAAATTCATCTACCAAG AATGATCATGCCTCTGGAGTTCCGGTTGTCCCGTCTTCGCTACTTGGAGTGGAAACCTACCTTCCACCTCCTGGACAGATGACAGCACTTCACCCTTTTATTATGCATCAACAAGGTGTTCTTCAGTCTGTACCATCTACCAATTCACATGTGCCTCTATCTAATGTGAACCATTTTCTGCCAGTGCCTGCAATGTCATCCCACCCACACTGGCAGTATCAGCAG GCTGTATCGGATGGTTCACATATGTCAAATCAGAACCAATATCAGCCATCCCAAACAGAACAGAGTCTTTTGAGGTCTGATGCCCATTACGAGTATGCACTTACTGGAAATGATCAAGTTCTCCATTCGGACTATCTGGACACTGATATCAGCTCAAACCAGGAGCCTGGTTCTGAAATCACTTCATCCAGTGAGGAAGCACAG CTTCATGAATCAAGTGGTGAAGGCTACTTGAAGACGCAGCAACCACAGAACTCACAAGAAACCTCTGCCCTGTTTCATGATGCATCAAGATTGGAACCTCCTGAGCAGAAGAATGAGACCAAG GATCAAAACATTGCTGAAGCCAACCATTCACATGATGGTCAGTGTTCAAATGCAGAACAATCATGGTCTGCGATTCATACATCACTGTCTGATACCCCAAGCCTTCCAGTTAATTCCAGTGAAACCAGAGACTTCTATATGGTTGTGCCTGAAGCTTCTATCTCTGCTGGACGGGCATTGAATGTGTTGACACCAGGAAAGATTTCTGAACCTAGTCTTCTAGATGAAAAATCACTGTTGGTTTGTATTGTTCGTGCAATACCTGCTGGATCTGGTGGCAGAATTAGAATTAGTTCCACT CTTCTGAATAGACTTGGAAAGATGCTGGCTCCTCTCCATTGGCATGATTACAAGAAAATATATGGAAAGCTTGATGACTTTGTGGCTGGTCATCCTGAA TTATTTGTAATTGAAGGGGACTTTATTCTGCTTCGTGAAGGAGCACAAGAAATCATTTCAGCTACGGCAGCTGTTGCCAAAGTTGCTGCTGCAGCTGCGGTTTCTGCTCCTTATTCATCCTTGTTGCCATCTGTTGCTGTTACTCCCATGGCACAGACTCATCGTTTAAAGAAGGTTCCGTCCATTGACGCCAAGCCTGTGAAAGTTGTTTCAACAGAAACAACTATTACAACTCCTGGAGATGTATCTGACAAGCTTTCGCAATATTCAGCTATGCAAAATCAGCATTCAAATGGTGTCTGTTTTAACATTGTTCAAGGTCTCTCAAATGTAAAAATTTTGAGCAAACCTAAAGATGTTCAGGAATCAAATGGCTTTCAATCTGGTATTAGGGCTGGCCATTCTTCAGTGCATTCGTCTGTTGGAAATGGAGCAAATCCTGACAGAACAGGTTTAGCTAGCTTTCCAAACAAAGGATCAAGTAATGGGAGACATGGCACAAATTTTGAAGGGAAACAACAGGGAAG AGCAATGTCTGGTGCCTTAACATCTAGAAGATA G
- the LOC122081762 gene encoding uncharacterized protein LOC122081762 isoform X2 → MEAAAGIAAVRGGSLPILSSQSARKEWRAVSENSVRNAGHEDVVVGQELECSKLGQSDERTIYEQGARPHEADFCSITLNGSLDNDILRQRLLSITRRREELQQVEIELKAQTIARSEIMEMQSNFDAQIREHANAAAKLKEQLQEREQTIHELEAKMEEKERELRAIKIDNEAAWAKEDLLREQNKELATIRRERDNSEVERAQHLKQMHELKEHIQEKDRQLLEWEEQNRVTQEAILYKDEQLREAQAWIARVQEMDALQSTTNHSLQAELRERTEQFNQIWLGCQRQFADIEQMHLHTIQQLQLELAEARERSGIYNDESRMAHPAAEDASPFGQNKGNQLNVIDGGTLNGNLGAPPNGNVDNVAPFVTIGNSSTKNDHASGVPVVPSSLLGVETYLPPPGQMTALHPFIMHQQGVLQSVPSTNSHVPLSNVNHFLPVPAMSSHPHWQYQQAVSDGSHMSNQNQYQPSQTEQSLLRSDAHYEYALTGNDQVLHSDYLDTDISSNQEPGSEITSSSEEAQLHESSGEGYLKTQQPQNSQETSALFHDASRLEPPEQKNETKDQNIAEANHSHDGQCSNAEQSWSAIHTSLSDTPSLPVNSSETRDFYMVVPEASISAGRALNVLTPGKISEPSLLDEKSLLVCIVRAIPAGSGGRIRISSTLLNRLGKMLAPLHWHDYKKIYGKLDDFVAGHPELFVIEGDFILLREGAQEIISATAAVAKVAAAAAVSAPYSSLLPSVAVTPMAQTHRLKKVPSIDAKPVKVVSTETTITTPGDVSDKLSQYSAMQNQHSNGVCFNIVQGLSNVKILSKPKDVQESNGFQSGIRAGHSSVHSSVGNGANPDRTGLASFPNKGSSNGRHGTNFEGKQQGRAMSGALTSRR, encoded by the exons ATGGAGGCTGCGGCCGGGATTGCCGCTGTGCGCGGTGGTTCATTGCCGATCCTGTCTTCTCAGTCTGCGAGGAAAGAATGGCGAGCTGTTTCCGAAAATTCGGTTCGGAACGCCGGCCATgag GACGTGGTGGTTGGACAGGAGTTGGAGTGTTCGAAGTTGGGGCAGTCAGATGAGAGAACGATATATGAG CAGGGAGCGAGACCCCATGAAGCTGACTTCTGTTCGATTACGTTGAACGGAAGCCTCGATAACGACATATTACGGCAACGACTTCTTAGTATCACTAGACGGAGAGAAGAGCTTCAACAAGTGGAGATCGAGCTTAAAGCCCAGACTATAGCTAGATCGGAGATAATGGAGATGCAGAGTAACTTTGATGCGCAGATAAGAGAACATGCCAATGCTGCAGCCAAACTGAAG GAACAACTACAAGAAAGGGAACAAACCATACATGAATTGGAAGCAAAgatggaagagaaggaaagagagctGCGTGCAATTAAAATTGATAATGAAGCG GCCTGGGCTAAAGAGGACCTTCTCAGAGAACAAAACAAAGAGTTGGCGACCATTCG AAGAGAGCGTGATAACTCTGAAGTTGAAAGAGCACAGCATCTCAAACAAATGCATGAGCTTAAAGAGCATATTCAAGAAAAAGATAGGCAGCTTCTTGAATGGGAAGAACAG AATAGGGTTACACAGGAAGCTATACTTTATAAAGATGAACAATTAAGGGAGGCCCAAGCTTGGATTGCACGTGTTCAGGAAATGGATGCATTGCAATCAACAACCAATCATTCCTTACAAGCTGAACTGAGAGAACGTACTGAACAATTTAACCAGATTTGGCTTGGTTGTCAAAGACAG TTTGCAGATATTGAGCAGATGCATTTGCACACCATACAACAGCTTCAGTTAGAGTTGGCTGAGGCAAGAGAAAGGAGTGGGATTTATAACGATGAGTCACGGATGGCTCATCCAGCTGCAGAGGATGCATCCCCTTTTGGGCAGAACAAGGGAAACCAACTCAATGTAATTGATGGTGGAACGTTAAATGGTAACCTTGGAGCTCCACCAAATGGGAATGTAGACAATGTTGCTCCTTTTGTCACAATTGGAAATTCATCTACCAAG AATGATCATGCCTCTGGAGTTCCGGTTGTCCCGTCTTCGCTACTTGGAGTGGAAACCTACCTTCCACCTCCTGGACAGATGACAGCACTTCACCCTTTTATTATGCATCAACAAGGTGTTCTTCAGTCTGTACCATCTACCAATTCACATGTGCCTCTATCTAATGTGAACCATTTTCTGCCAGTGCCTGCAATGTCATCCCACCCACACTGGCAGTATCAGCAG GCTGTATCGGATGGTTCACATATGTCAAATCAGAACCAATATCAGCCATCCCAAACAGAACAGAGTCTTTTGAGGTCTGATGCCCATTACGAGTATGCACTTACTGGAAATGATCAAGTTCTCCATTCGGACTATCTGGACACTGATATCAGCTCAAACCAGGAGCCTGGTTCTGAAATCACTTCATCCAGTGAGGAAGCACAG CTTCATGAATCAAGTGGTGAAGGCTACTTGAAGACGCAGCAACCACAGAACTCACAAGAAACCTCTGCCCTGTTTCATGATGCATCAAGATTGGAACCTCCTGAGCAGAAGAATGAGACCAAG GATCAAAACATTGCTGAAGCCAACCATTCACATGATGGTCAGTGTTCAAATGCAGAACAATCATGGTCTGCGATTCATACATCACTGTCTGATACCCCAAGCCTTCCAGTTAATTCCAGTGAAACCAGAGACTTCTATATGGTTGTGCCTGAAGCTTCTATCTCTGCTGGACGGGCATTGAATGTGTTGACACCAGGAAAGATTTCTGAACCTAGTCTTCTAGATGAAAAATCACTGTTGGTTTGTATTGTTCGTGCAATACCTGCTGGATCTGGTGGCAGAATTAGAATTAGTTCCACT CTTCTGAATAGACTTGGAAAGATGCTGGCTCCTCTCCATTGGCATGATTACAAGAAAATATATGGAAAGCTTGATGACTTTGTGGCTGGTCATCCTGAA TTATTTGTAATTGAAGGGGACTTTATTCTGCTTCGTGAAGGAGCACAAGAAATCATTTCAGCTACGGCAGCTGTTGCCAAAGTTGCTGCTGCAGCTGCGGTTTCTGCTCCTTATTCATCCTTGTTGCCATCTGTTGCTGTTACTCCCATGGCACAGACTCATCGTTTAAAGAAGGTTCCGTCCATTGACGCCAAGCCTGTGAAAGTTGTTTCAACAGAAACAACTATTACAACTCCTGGAGATGTATCTGACAAGCTTTCGCAATATTCAGCTATGCAAAATCAGCATTCAAATGGTGTCTGTTTTAACATTGTTCAAGGTCTCTCAAATGTAAAAATTTTGAGCAAACCTAAAGATGTTCAGGAATCAAATGGCTTTCAATCTGGTATTAGGGCTGGCCATTCTTCAGTGCATTCGTCTGTTGGAAATGGAGCAAATCCTGACAGAACAGGTTTAGCTAGCTTTCCAAACAAAGGATCAAGTAATGGGAGACATGGCACAAATTTTGAAGGGAAACAACAGGGAAG AGCAATGTCTGGTGCCTTAACATCTAGAAGATA G
- the LOC122081762 gene encoding uncharacterized protein LOC122081762 isoform X1 codes for MEAAAGIAAVRGGSLPILSSQSARKEWRAVSENSVRNAGHEDVVVGQELECSKLGQSDERTIYEVQQGARPHEADFCSITLNGSLDNDILRQRLLSITRRREELQQVEIELKAQTIARSEIMEMQSNFDAQIREHANAAAKLKEQLQEREQTIHELEAKMEEKERELRAIKIDNEAAWAKEDLLREQNKELATIRRERDNSEVERAQHLKQMHELKEHIQEKDRQLLEWEEQNRVTQEAILYKDEQLREAQAWIARVQEMDALQSTTNHSLQAELRERTEQFNQIWLGCQRQFADIEQMHLHTIQQLQLELAEARERSGIYNDESRMAHPAAEDASPFGQNKGNQLNVIDGGTLNGNLGAPPNGNVDNVAPFVTIGNSSTKNDHASGVPVVPSSLLGVETYLPPPGQMTALHPFIMHQQGVLQSVPSTNSHVPLSNVNHFLPVPAMSSHPHWQYQQAVSDGSHMSNQNQYQPSQTEQSLLRSDAHYEYALTGNDQVLHSDYLDTDISSNQEPGSEITSSSEEAQLHESSGEGYLKTQQPQNSQETSALFHDASRLEPPEQKNETKDQNIAEANHSHDGQCSNAEQSWSAIHTSLSDTPSLPVNSSETRDFYMVVPEASISAGRALNVLTPGKISEPSLLDEKSLLVCIVRAIPAGSGGRIRISSTLLNRLGKMLAPLHWHDYKKIYGKLDDFVAGHPELFVIEGDFILLREGAQEIISATAAVAKVAAAAAVSAPYSSLLPSVAVTPMAQTHRLKKVPSIDAKPVKVVSTETTITTPGDVSDKLSQYSAMQNQHSNGVCFNIVQGLSNVKILSKPKDVQESNGFQSGIRAGHSSVHSSVGNGANPDRTGLASFPNKGSSNGRHGTNFEGKQQGRAMSGALTSRR; via the exons ATGGAGGCTGCGGCCGGGATTGCCGCTGTGCGCGGTGGTTCATTGCCGATCCTGTCTTCTCAGTCTGCGAGGAAAGAATGGCGAGCTGTTTCCGAAAATTCGGTTCGGAACGCCGGCCATgag GACGTGGTGGTTGGACAGGAGTTGGAGTGTTCGAAGTTGGGGCAGTCAGATGAGAGAACGATATATGAG GTGCAGCAGGGAGCGAGACCCCATGAAGCTGACTTCTGTTCGATTACGTTGAACGGAAGCCTCGATAACGACATATTACGGCAACGACTTCTTAGTATCACTAGACGGAGAGAAGAGCTTCAACAAGTGGAGATCGAGCTTAAAGCCCAGACTATAGCTAGATCGGAGATAATGGAGATGCAGAGTAACTTTGATGCGCAGATAAGAGAACATGCCAATGCTGCAGCCAAACTGAAG GAACAACTACAAGAAAGGGAACAAACCATACATGAATTGGAAGCAAAgatggaagagaaggaaagagagctGCGTGCAATTAAAATTGATAATGAAGCG GCCTGGGCTAAAGAGGACCTTCTCAGAGAACAAAACAAAGAGTTGGCGACCATTCG AAGAGAGCGTGATAACTCTGAAGTTGAAAGAGCACAGCATCTCAAACAAATGCATGAGCTTAAAGAGCATATTCAAGAAAAAGATAGGCAGCTTCTTGAATGGGAAGAACAG AATAGGGTTACACAGGAAGCTATACTTTATAAAGATGAACAATTAAGGGAGGCCCAAGCTTGGATTGCACGTGTTCAGGAAATGGATGCATTGCAATCAACAACCAATCATTCCTTACAAGCTGAACTGAGAGAACGTACTGAACAATTTAACCAGATTTGGCTTGGTTGTCAAAGACAG TTTGCAGATATTGAGCAGATGCATTTGCACACCATACAACAGCTTCAGTTAGAGTTGGCTGAGGCAAGAGAAAGGAGTGGGATTTATAACGATGAGTCACGGATGGCTCATCCAGCTGCAGAGGATGCATCCCCTTTTGGGCAGAACAAGGGAAACCAACTCAATGTAATTGATGGTGGAACGTTAAATGGTAACCTTGGAGCTCCACCAAATGGGAATGTAGACAATGTTGCTCCTTTTGTCACAATTGGAAATTCATCTACCAAG AATGATCATGCCTCTGGAGTTCCGGTTGTCCCGTCTTCGCTACTTGGAGTGGAAACCTACCTTCCACCTCCTGGACAGATGACAGCACTTCACCCTTTTATTATGCATCAACAAGGTGTTCTTCAGTCTGTACCATCTACCAATTCACATGTGCCTCTATCTAATGTGAACCATTTTCTGCCAGTGCCTGCAATGTCATCCCACCCACACTGGCAGTATCAGCAG GCTGTATCGGATGGTTCACATATGTCAAATCAGAACCAATATCAGCCATCCCAAACAGAACAGAGTCTTTTGAGGTCTGATGCCCATTACGAGTATGCACTTACTGGAAATGATCAAGTTCTCCATTCGGACTATCTGGACACTGATATCAGCTCAAACCAGGAGCCTGGTTCTGAAATCACTTCATCCAGTGAGGAAGCACAG CTTCATGAATCAAGTGGTGAAGGCTACTTGAAGACGCAGCAACCACAGAACTCACAAGAAACCTCTGCCCTGTTTCATGATGCATCAAGATTGGAACCTCCTGAGCAGAAGAATGAGACCAAG GATCAAAACATTGCTGAAGCCAACCATTCACATGATGGTCAGTGTTCAAATGCAGAACAATCATGGTCTGCGATTCATACATCACTGTCTGATACCCCAAGCCTTCCAGTTAATTCCAGTGAAACCAGAGACTTCTATATGGTTGTGCCTGAAGCTTCTATCTCTGCTGGACGGGCATTGAATGTGTTGACACCAGGAAAGATTTCTGAACCTAGTCTTCTAGATGAAAAATCACTGTTGGTTTGTATTGTTCGTGCAATACCTGCTGGATCTGGTGGCAGAATTAGAATTAGTTCCACT CTTCTGAATAGACTTGGAAAGATGCTGGCTCCTCTCCATTGGCATGATTACAAGAAAATATATGGAAAGCTTGATGACTTTGTGGCTGGTCATCCTGAA TTATTTGTAATTGAAGGGGACTTTATTCTGCTTCGTGAAGGAGCACAAGAAATCATTTCAGCTACGGCAGCTGTTGCCAAAGTTGCTGCTGCAGCTGCGGTTTCTGCTCCTTATTCATCCTTGTTGCCATCTGTTGCTGTTACTCCCATGGCACAGACTCATCGTTTAAAGAAGGTTCCGTCCATTGACGCCAAGCCTGTGAAAGTTGTTTCAACAGAAACAACTATTACAACTCCTGGAGATGTATCTGACAAGCTTTCGCAATATTCAGCTATGCAAAATCAGCATTCAAATGGTGTCTGTTTTAACATTGTTCAAGGTCTCTCAAATGTAAAAATTTTGAGCAAACCTAAAGATGTTCAGGAATCAAATGGCTTTCAATCTGGTATTAGGGCTGGCCATTCTTCAGTGCATTCGTCTGTTGGAAATGGAGCAAATCCTGACAGAACAGGTTTAGCTAGCTTTCCAAACAAAGGATCAAGTAATGGGAGACATGGCACAAATTTTGAAGGGAAACAACAGGGAAG AGCAATGTCTGGTGCCTTAACATCTAGAAGATA G
- the LOC122081762 gene encoding uncharacterized protein LOC122081762 isoform X3, protein MEAAAGIAAVRGGSLPILSSQSARKEWRAVSENSVRNAGHEDVVVGQELECSKLGQSDERTIYEGARPHEADFCSITLNGSLDNDILRQRLLSITRRREELQQVEIELKAQTIARSEIMEMQSNFDAQIREHANAAAKLKEQLQEREQTIHELEAKMEEKERELRAIKIDNEAAWAKEDLLREQNKELATIRRERDNSEVERAQHLKQMHELKEHIQEKDRQLLEWEEQNRVTQEAILYKDEQLREAQAWIARVQEMDALQSTTNHSLQAELRERTEQFNQIWLGCQRQFADIEQMHLHTIQQLQLELAEARERSGIYNDESRMAHPAAEDASPFGQNKGNQLNVIDGGTLNGNLGAPPNGNVDNVAPFVTIGNSSTKNDHASGVPVVPSSLLGVETYLPPPGQMTALHPFIMHQQGVLQSVPSTNSHVPLSNVNHFLPVPAMSSHPHWQYQQAVSDGSHMSNQNQYQPSQTEQSLLRSDAHYEYALTGNDQVLHSDYLDTDISSNQEPGSEITSSSEEAQLHESSGEGYLKTQQPQNSQETSALFHDASRLEPPEQKNETKDQNIAEANHSHDGQCSNAEQSWSAIHTSLSDTPSLPVNSSETRDFYMVVPEASISAGRALNVLTPGKISEPSLLDEKSLLVCIVRAIPAGSGGRIRISSTLLNRLGKMLAPLHWHDYKKIYGKLDDFVAGHPELFVIEGDFILLREGAQEIISATAAVAKVAAAAAVSAPYSSLLPSVAVTPMAQTHRLKKVPSIDAKPVKVVSTETTITTPGDVSDKLSQYSAMQNQHSNGVCFNIVQGLSNVKILSKPKDVQESNGFQSGIRAGHSSVHSSVGNGANPDRTGLASFPNKGSSNGRHGTNFEGKQQGRAMSGALTSRR, encoded by the exons ATGGAGGCTGCGGCCGGGATTGCCGCTGTGCGCGGTGGTTCATTGCCGATCCTGTCTTCTCAGTCTGCGAGGAAAGAATGGCGAGCTGTTTCCGAAAATTCGGTTCGGAACGCCGGCCATgag GACGTGGTGGTTGGACAGGAGTTGGAGTGTTCGAAGTTGGGGCAGTCAGATGAGAGAACGATATATGAG GGAGCGAGACCCCATGAAGCTGACTTCTGTTCGATTACGTTGAACGGAAGCCTCGATAACGACATATTACGGCAACGACTTCTTAGTATCACTAGACGGAGAGAAGAGCTTCAACAAGTGGAGATCGAGCTTAAAGCCCAGACTATAGCTAGATCGGAGATAATGGAGATGCAGAGTAACTTTGATGCGCAGATAAGAGAACATGCCAATGCTGCAGCCAAACTGAAG GAACAACTACAAGAAAGGGAACAAACCATACATGAATTGGAAGCAAAgatggaagagaaggaaagagagctGCGTGCAATTAAAATTGATAATGAAGCG GCCTGGGCTAAAGAGGACCTTCTCAGAGAACAAAACAAAGAGTTGGCGACCATTCG AAGAGAGCGTGATAACTCTGAAGTTGAAAGAGCACAGCATCTCAAACAAATGCATGAGCTTAAAGAGCATATTCAAGAAAAAGATAGGCAGCTTCTTGAATGGGAAGAACAG AATAGGGTTACACAGGAAGCTATACTTTATAAAGATGAACAATTAAGGGAGGCCCAAGCTTGGATTGCACGTGTTCAGGAAATGGATGCATTGCAATCAACAACCAATCATTCCTTACAAGCTGAACTGAGAGAACGTACTGAACAATTTAACCAGATTTGGCTTGGTTGTCAAAGACAG TTTGCAGATATTGAGCAGATGCATTTGCACACCATACAACAGCTTCAGTTAGAGTTGGCTGAGGCAAGAGAAAGGAGTGGGATTTATAACGATGAGTCACGGATGGCTCATCCAGCTGCAGAGGATGCATCCCCTTTTGGGCAGAACAAGGGAAACCAACTCAATGTAATTGATGGTGGAACGTTAAATGGTAACCTTGGAGCTCCACCAAATGGGAATGTAGACAATGTTGCTCCTTTTGTCACAATTGGAAATTCATCTACCAAG AATGATCATGCCTCTGGAGTTCCGGTTGTCCCGTCTTCGCTACTTGGAGTGGAAACCTACCTTCCACCTCCTGGACAGATGACAGCACTTCACCCTTTTATTATGCATCAACAAGGTGTTCTTCAGTCTGTACCATCTACCAATTCACATGTGCCTCTATCTAATGTGAACCATTTTCTGCCAGTGCCTGCAATGTCATCCCACCCACACTGGCAGTATCAGCAG GCTGTATCGGATGGTTCACATATGTCAAATCAGAACCAATATCAGCCATCCCAAACAGAACAGAGTCTTTTGAGGTCTGATGCCCATTACGAGTATGCACTTACTGGAAATGATCAAGTTCTCCATTCGGACTATCTGGACACTGATATCAGCTCAAACCAGGAGCCTGGTTCTGAAATCACTTCATCCAGTGAGGAAGCACAG CTTCATGAATCAAGTGGTGAAGGCTACTTGAAGACGCAGCAACCACAGAACTCACAAGAAACCTCTGCCCTGTTTCATGATGCATCAAGATTGGAACCTCCTGAGCAGAAGAATGAGACCAAG GATCAAAACATTGCTGAAGCCAACCATTCACATGATGGTCAGTGTTCAAATGCAGAACAATCATGGTCTGCGATTCATACATCACTGTCTGATACCCCAAGCCTTCCAGTTAATTCCAGTGAAACCAGAGACTTCTATATGGTTGTGCCTGAAGCTTCTATCTCTGCTGGACGGGCATTGAATGTGTTGACACCAGGAAAGATTTCTGAACCTAGTCTTCTAGATGAAAAATCACTGTTGGTTTGTATTGTTCGTGCAATACCTGCTGGATCTGGTGGCAGAATTAGAATTAGTTCCACT CTTCTGAATAGACTTGGAAAGATGCTGGCTCCTCTCCATTGGCATGATTACAAGAAAATATATGGAAAGCTTGATGACTTTGTGGCTGGTCATCCTGAA TTATTTGTAATTGAAGGGGACTTTATTCTGCTTCGTGAAGGAGCACAAGAAATCATTTCAGCTACGGCAGCTGTTGCCAAAGTTGCTGCTGCAGCTGCGGTTTCTGCTCCTTATTCATCCTTGTTGCCATCTGTTGCTGTTACTCCCATGGCACAGACTCATCGTTTAAAGAAGGTTCCGTCCATTGACGCCAAGCCTGTGAAAGTTGTTTCAACAGAAACAACTATTACAACTCCTGGAGATGTATCTGACAAGCTTTCGCAATATTCAGCTATGCAAAATCAGCATTCAAATGGTGTCTGTTTTAACATTGTTCAAGGTCTCTCAAATGTAAAAATTTTGAGCAAACCTAAAGATGTTCAGGAATCAAATGGCTTTCAATCTGGTATTAGGGCTGGCCATTCTTCAGTGCATTCGTCTGTTGGAAATGGAGCAAATCCTGACAGAACAGGTTTAGCTAGCTTTCCAAACAAAGGATCAAGTAATGGGAGACATGGCACAAATTTTGAAGGGAAACAACAGGGAAG AGCAATGTCTGGTGCCTTAACATCTAGAAGATA G